Proteins from a genomic interval of Rhodococcoides fascians A25f:
- a CDS encoding histidine phosphatase family protein, translated as MTFLALVRHGETNWNLHGRLQGSSDIPLNDTGRAQAREAGYELEYRQWDHLVSSPLIRAAETADIIGTHLGLTRTAEFPDLAERHFGEAEGFTDWDAYSHWPNGMYPGLEPRSDLIVRGVRAVDDIASRYPDSAVIAVAHGGVIRAIFDAIRRRHSPRILNAGVSTLEHDGSRWTVRTINGVAV; from the coding sequence ATGACTTTTCTGGCACTGGTTCGGCACGGTGAAACGAACTGGAATCTGCACGGGCGTCTGCAGGGCTCGTCGGACATTCCGCTCAACGACACCGGCCGTGCTCAGGCCCGCGAGGCCGGCTACGAACTCGAGTACCGCCAGTGGGACCACCTGGTCAGTTCACCGTTGATCCGAGCAGCCGAAACCGCCGACATCATCGGTACGCACCTCGGCCTGACACGCACCGCCGAGTTCCCCGATCTGGCCGAACGACACTTCGGCGAGGCCGAAGGATTCACCGACTGGGATGCGTATTCGCACTGGCCGAACGGCATGTACCCAGGCTTGGAGCCCCGCTCGGATCTGATCGTGCGAGGCGTGCGCGCCGTCGACGACATCGCGTCGCGCTACCCGGACTCGGCGGTGATCGCCGTGGCACACGGCGGCGTCATTCGGGCGATCTTCGACGCGATCCGACGGCGGCACTCCCCACGCATCCTCAACGCCGGAGTGTCCACCCTCGAGCACGACGGTTCTCGCTGGACCGTTCGCACCATCAACGGTGTTGCGGTCTGA
- a CDS encoding acyl-CoA dehydrogenase family protein, with translation MNLALTEEEAAFRDEMRTFFTTKFPAEIREKSATGQELSKDEVVTTMRILNENGLAVPHWPTEFGGRDWTAVQRHIWLDEMQLASVPEPLAFNASMVGPVIATFGSQELKEKFLPKTANLDIWWCQGFSEPEAGSDLASLRTTAIRDGDDYIVNGQKTWTTLGQYADWIFALVRTNPDAPKKQAGISFLLIDLNTPGIEMRPIKLIDGSVEVNEVFFDNVRVPAENLVGEENQGWSYAKFLLGNERTGVARAGHTKVHLGQAKKHAAQTKVGSGTLLEDPLFAAKMAEVENELLALELTQLRLVSSSDDGKPNPASSILKLRGSELQQATTELLMDVAGPDSLPYEAGEDIESEGWAQRSVPGYLNYRKVSIYGGSNEVQRTIIASAILGL, from the coding sequence ATGAATCTTGCCCTGACAGAAGAAGAGGCCGCGTTCCGTGACGAGATGCGGACGTTCTTCACTACGAAGTTCCCCGCCGAGATTCGCGAGAAGAGCGCGACGGGTCAGGAGTTGAGCAAGGACGAGGTGGTCACGACCATGCGAATCCTCAACGAGAACGGCCTGGCGGTGCCGCACTGGCCCACCGAGTTCGGTGGCCGCGACTGGACCGCCGTGCAGCGCCACATCTGGCTCGACGAAATGCAGCTGGCGTCGGTGCCCGAGCCCCTGGCCTTCAACGCCTCGATGGTCGGCCCGGTCATCGCGACGTTCGGCTCTCAGGAGCTCAAGGAGAAGTTCCTGCCGAAGACGGCGAACCTCGACATCTGGTGGTGCCAGGGCTTCTCCGAGCCCGAGGCCGGATCGGACCTGGCGTCGCTGCGCACCACCGCTATTCGAGACGGTGACGACTACATCGTCAACGGGCAGAAGACGTGGACCACGCTCGGCCAGTACGCCGACTGGATCTTCGCGCTCGTGCGGACCAACCCGGACGCGCCGAAGAAACAGGCCGGAATCTCCTTCCTGCTCATCGATCTGAACACCCCCGGCATCGAGATGCGGCCCATCAAGCTGATCGACGGCAGCGTCGAGGTCAACGAGGTCTTCTTCGACAACGTTCGCGTTCCGGCCGAGAACCTCGTCGGCGAGGAGAACCAGGGTTGGAGCTACGCCAAGTTCCTGCTCGGTAACGAGCGCACCGGCGTCGCCCGGGCCGGACACACCAAAGTGCATCTGGGACAGGCGAAGAAGCACGCCGCGCAGACCAAGGTGGGCAGCGGCACGCTGCTCGAGGATCCACTGTTCGCGGCCAAGATGGCCGAGGTCGAGAACGAACTGCTCGCCCTCGAGCTGACTCAGCTGCGCCTGGTGTCCAGCTCGGACGACGGCAAGCCGAATCCGGCCTCGTCCATTCTCAAGCTGCGGGGATCGGAATTGCAGCAAGCCACAACCGAATTGCTGATGGACGTCGCCGGCCCGGACTCGCTGCCCTACGAGGCGGGCGAGGACATCGAGAGCGAAGGCTGGGCGCAGCGCTCGGTACCGGGGTATCTCAACTACCGCAAGGTGTCGATCTACGGCGGCTCGAACGAGGTTCAGCGCACCATCATCGCCTCGGCGATTCTCGGACTGTAA